A portion of the Gadus macrocephalus chromosome 10, ASM3116895v1 genome contains these proteins:
- the LOC132465892 gene encoding platelet-derived growth factor receptor-like protein: MLVPIWRSVLCSLWICALILEFGHCQGDAEEPKTTSGKKPKAPKAKLGKETKKGPRAVVAKAKVKATAPALTLLTQVLKKGRFQRVGDTLTVRAGDALELRCKGTPVQWSVPPYLEEDNEGRLRTVQHQRYGTLSLVNSTGADTGEYTCYPMYCEETDCRKEYDKAVKVFVFFADPQELFVPSSNYYEVIQLRTNWPTRLPCQVTSPGAAVSLHREFPPAEVPVDGAEITFSTRGGFTIHRPRPQHAGSLYCVASLGNLRQASTKYMLIYVNYPMAVPAPAIEASSSSLTAGDNLRVSCTVVGETEVAIDFTWEYPGQQIGRPLYTQEIRTPVAGGPGVRQKIQSVLLVDEVREVDHGTYTCTAENLQGAKSTSTTVQVAAKAKLKKKPQ, encoded by the exons ATGCTTGTGCCCATATGGAGGTCAGTGTTGTGCTCTCTCTGGATTTGTGCTCTGATCCTGGAGTTTG GACACTGTCAAGGAGATGCCGAAGAACCAAAGACGACCTCTGGGAAGAAGCCCAAGGCTCCTAAAGCTAAGCTAGGAAAGGAGACAAAGAAAGGCCCAAGGGCCGTCGTGGCTAAAGCCAAGGTCAAAGCTACGGCCCCCGCACTGACCCTACTAACACAG GTGCTGAAGAAGGGCCGGTTCCAGCGGGTGGGGGACACACTCACTGTGCGGGCCGGAGATGCTCTGGAGCTCAGGTGTAAAGGCACACCTGTCCAGTGGAGCGTACCCCCCTATCTGGAGGAGGATAATGAGGGGAGGCTAAG AACGGTCCAACACCAGAGATACGGGACGCTGTCTCTGGTCAACAGCACGGGGGCCGATACAGGGGAGTACACCTGCTACCCCATGTACTGCGAGGAGACTGACTGTAGGAAGGAGTACGACAAGGCCGTCAAAGTCTTCGTCTTCTTCGCTG ATCCACAGGAGCTGTTTGTGCCGTCGTCCAACTACTACGAGGTGATCCAGCTCCGCACCAACTGGCCCACGCGGCTGCCCTGCCAGGTGACGTCCCCCGGGGCCGCGGTGTCCCTGCACCGGGAGTTCCCCCCGGCCGAGGTGCCGGTGGACGGGGCGGAGATCACCTTCAGCACCCGGGGGGGCTTCACCATCCACCGGCCGCGGCCCCAGCACGCCGGCTCTCTGTACTGTGTGGCCAGCTTGGGGAACCTCAGGCAGGCCTCCACCAAGTACATGCTGATCTACGTCAACT acCCCATGGCGGTGCCGGCCCCTGCGATCGAGGCCTCGAGCAGCTCTCTGACGGCGGGGGACAACCTGAGGGTCAGCTGCACCGTGGTGGGGGAGACCGAGGTGGCCATAGACTTCACCTGGGAGTACCCTGGACAGCAG ATCGGCAGGCCGTTGTACACCCAGGAGATCAGGACCCCTGTGGCAGGGGGTCCAGGGGTCAGGCAGAAGATCCAGTCCGTGCTGCTGGTGGAcgaggtgagggaggtggacCACGGGACGTACACCTGCACGGCTGAGAACCTACAGGGGGCCaagtccacctccaccacggtTCAAGTGGCGGCCAAAGCTAAACTCAAGAAGAAACCTCAGTGA